From Amphritea atlantica, a single genomic window includes:
- a CDS encoding VWA domain-containing protein, which produces MEERVGQLWDRFITRMAHQGHPQAAVKLDQVSGPLGVFYRALGGNSALRISATTATLHQARRSWLHRVAGTGRKAELAWQDESCLYLPACLDLFAEPQLNRDLYFWLAALAGTPIAAETLPDTSWIVESQQRTCQALQRYQGLRQRYQRLVKAYIALRPAPASLKYDAAAQERAIQQALKVPGSVTELPDGKYAPAPVALWLHPDAPRCGGQAADGEISDRQASQGETRQAEQRRRQAERVDKPDEQGATLGVRHEADLFSFAEFIKMDRSTDEEDNPDQAESIANDIDKMSVTQDNSTVASRIKFDLDLPSAQEDDIPLSEGILYPEWDYKKSRLLSDYCRIIPMRSRHAVDAELPQHLQKPARRLRRQFESLSLSPQWIRGQYEGDKLNLDAYLDYRGSVANNPSGYTGDPRLYCQKRPLVRDIASLLLADLSLSTDAWVNNEQQVIDVIRDSVHLFAESLHASGDQFAIHGFSSRRRQHVRFNCIKDFNETYDAGIRGRIADMSPGFYTRMGAAIRHATELLSHQSAEKKLLLLLTDGKPNDLDRYEGRHGVEDTRKAIQQARSQGLIPFCITIDADASQYLPYLFGVQGYTVIRQAEQLPKRLPQLYMTLTGKLYAG; this is translated from the coding sequence ATGGAAGAGCGGGTCGGTCAGCTATGGGATCGCTTTATCACCCGGATGGCCCATCAGGGGCATCCGCAGGCGGCAGTGAAGCTGGATCAGGTCAGTGGCCCGCTGGGCGTATTTTATCGGGCTCTGGGGGGCAATAGCGCGTTGCGTATCAGTGCCACCACCGCGACCCTGCATCAGGCGCGGCGTAGCTGGTTACACCGGGTGGCAGGTACCGGACGTAAAGCCGAACTGGCCTGGCAGGATGAAAGCTGTCTTTATCTGCCCGCCTGCCTGGATCTGTTTGCCGAGCCGCAACTGAACCGGGATCTGTATTTCTGGCTGGCGGCACTGGCCGGCACCCCGATCGCAGCAGAGACTCTCCCTGATACCAGCTGGATTGTTGAAAGCCAGCAACGCACCTGTCAGGCCCTGCAGCGGTATCAGGGGTTGCGGCAACGCTATCAGCGGCTGGTAAAGGCATATATCGCATTACGGCCTGCACCCGCCAGCCTGAAGTATGATGCGGCCGCGCAGGAGAGAGCGATTCAACAGGCTTTGAAGGTTCCCGGTTCGGTGACTGAGTTGCCCGATGGTAAGTATGCCCCGGCACCGGTAGCGCTGTGGTTGCATCCGGATGCGCCTCGTTGTGGCGGGCAGGCGGCTGATGGCGAGATCAGCGATCGTCAGGCTTCGCAGGGGGAAACCCGACAGGCAGAGCAGCGGCGGCGGCAGGCCGAACGGGTGGATAAACCGGATGAGCAGGGGGCCACTCTGGGGGTGCGTCATGAGGCGGATCTGTTTTCCTTTGCCGAGTTTATCAAGATGGATCGCAGCACGGATGAGGAAGATAACCCTGATCAGGCCGAAAGTATTGCTAACGATATCGATAAAATGTCGGTCACACAGGACAATTCCACAGTGGCCAGCCGGATAAAGTTCGATCTGGATCTGCCCTCCGCACAGGAGGACGATATTCCGCTCAGCGAGGGCATTCTTTATCCGGAATGGGATTATAAAAAAAGCCGCCTGCTCAGCGACTATTGTCGCATCATTCCGATGCGCAGCCGGCATGCGGTTGACGCTGAACTGCCGCAGCATTTGCAGAAGCCGGCGCGCCGGCTGCGGCGCCAGTTTGAAAGCCTGTCGCTCAGCCCGCAGTGGATTCGGGGGCAGTATGAGGGGGATAAGCTGAATCTGGATGCGTATCTTGATTACCGTGGCTCGGTTGCCAATAATCCCTCCGGATACACCGGTGATCCCCGCTTGTATTGTCAGAAGCGCCCGCTGGTAAGGGATATCGCCAGTCTGCTGTTAGCAGACCTGTCGCTCTCGACCGATGCCTGGGTGAATAATGAACAACAGGTGATCGATGTGATCCGGGATTCAGTACATCTGTTTGCTGAAAGCCTGCACGCCAGTGGCGATCAGTTTGCTATTCATGGATTTTCATCCCGCCGGCGTCAGCATGTACGCTTTAACTGCATCAAAGATTTTAATGAAACCTACGATGCCGGTATCAGAGGGCGTATTGCCGATATGAGCCCTGGTTTCTATACCCGGATGGGGGCGGCCATTCGTCATGCAACCGAGTTGCTGAGTCACCAGAGTGCAGAGAAAAAGCTGTTGTTACTTCTGACCGATGGTAAGCCTAATGATCTGGATCGCTATGAAGGACGACATGGTGTCGAGGACACCCGTAAAGCGATTCAACAGGCCCGCAGTCAGGGCTTGATTCCGTTCTGTATCACCATTGATGCCGATGCCAGTCAGTATCTGCCCTATCTGTTTGGCGTGCAGGGCTATACGGTTATTCGCCAGGCGGAACAGTTACCGAAACGCTTGCCGCAACTTTATATGACCCTGACAGGAAAATTGTATGCCGGGTAA
- a CDS encoding Crp/Fnr family transcriptional regulator: protein MPGKKVNIDTGGSQNSGYDSAIDPLLTDNTTMSESRLQAVIGEHFLFSSLSQQAQETLLQHCRTLKLKNDETLFSQGGEAHSFYLVLSGTMKLFRVSPDGQTKVIEVIRAGEAFAEALMFMDQIRYPVNAAAMGSTEVMVIPNKLYKDMLLAAPESAMKLMGTMAVKLHRRIKEIETLTLQNTRHRLGNYLFGLAPDPAAKQCVFLLPMAKQLIASQLGMQPETFSRLIKEMKVQGLIEVNGAEIQVHDLQGLRAFGH, encoded by the coding sequence ATGCCGGGTAAAAAAGTGAATATAGACACTGGTGGTTCGCAAAACTCCGGTTATGATAGTGCGATTGATCCTCTACTAACGGATAACACTACGATGTCAGAATCCAGATTACAGGCGGTTATCGGTGAGCACTTCCTGTTTTCATCGTTGTCGCAACAGGCCCAGGAAACACTGTTGCAGCACTGTCGCACTCTTAAATTGAAAAATGATGAAACCCTGTTTAGTCAGGGAGGCGAAGCACATAGTTTCTATCTGGTGCTCAGCGGTACGATGAAACTATTTCGGGTGTCCCCTGACGGTCAGACCAAAGTGATCGAAGTGATCCGTGCCGGCGAGGCCTTTGCCGAGGCCCTGATGTTTATGGATCAGATACGTTATCCGGTCAATGCAGCGGCCATGGGTAGTACCGAAGTGATGGTGATTCCTAATAAACTTTACAAAGATATGCTGCTAGCAGCGCCCGAGAGCGCGATGAAACTGATGGGTACCATGGCGGTTAAGCTGCACCGGCGGATTAAAGAGATCGAAACCCTGACCCTGCAAAACACCCGTCACCGGCTGGGGAATTACCTGTTCGGGCTGGCGCCGGATCCGGCGGCAAAGCAGTGTGTCTTCCTGTTACCGATGGCCAAGCAGCTGATCGCATCGCAGTTAGGCATGCAGCCAGAAACTTTCTCCCGACTGATTAAAGAGATGAAAGTTCAGGGGCTTATCGAAGTTAACGGGGCTGAGATCCAGGTGCATGATCTGCAGGGATTGCGGGCGTTTGGTCACTGA
- a CDS encoding cold-shock protein, translated as MSNTTTGTVKWFNETKGFGFIEQLSGPDVFAHFSAIVSDGFKTLAEGQQVQFTVTSGPKGPQAENIVAI; from the coding sequence ATGTCTAATACAACGACTGGCACGGTTAAATGGTTCAACGAAACTAAAGGTTTTGGTTTCATCGAGCAACTATCCGGTCCCGATGTTTTCGCTCACTTCAGCGCAATCGTCAGCGATGGTTTCAAAACTCTGGCAGAAGGCCAGCAAGTACAGTTTACCGTTACCAGTGGTCCTAAGGGTCCTCAGGCTGAGAACATTGTAGCTATCTGA